A region from the Oceanidesulfovibrio marinus genome encodes:
- a CDS encoding radical SAM/SPASM family putative metalloenzyme maturase — MTSSISFMNWPEFAPAPVGATQTLWPRRVVAELTTRCNQRCPMCVKQSPGCGIDEGDMAWEVFRRLEPAFPHLESLVLSGIGEPMLHPRLADAVALARASMPADSRIAFQSNGVVLGSPQGQDKATALMDAGLTSVCLSVDSADPGEYRRLRPGGETSLLERAFASLKTARKRTDAQFAIGVETVLLRDTLEGLPTVLRWVAEHGADYAIVSHMLPYHPAMEPQAAWDWHTAEAVALYREYEDIAHREGLSLADHGRIAFKYAKSEKEKRLCALVAAMQREADSRGLTINPERLMAGGNALEETARRIEEVMDKAREIAAEYSMELRLPQVQPRQERRCEFAEAGTLFVAMEGTVHPCHFLWHRAAIHRHGAWRTLPARSFGSLLESELRDIWTSPEYARFREATLRYDYPFCGSCRLGPCNLVEDAAFEADCFGVEVPCGECPWALGLLQCLS; from the coding sequence ATGACATCATCCATATCCTTCATGAATTGGCCCGAGTTCGCGCCCGCGCCGGTTGGTGCAACGCAGACGCTCTGGCCCCGCCGCGTAGTGGCGGAGCTGACCACCCGCTGCAACCAGCGCTGCCCCATGTGCGTGAAGCAGTCCCCGGGCTGCGGCATCGACGAGGGCGACATGGCCTGGGAGGTGTTCCGGCGGCTCGAACCGGCCTTCCCTCACCTCGAATCCCTGGTGCTCTCCGGCATCGGCGAGCCCATGCTCCACCCGCGGCTGGCGGATGCGGTCGCGCTGGCGCGCGCCTCCATGCCCGCGGATTCGCGCATAGCCTTCCAGTCCAACGGCGTGGTGCTCGGCTCACCACAGGGCCAGGACAAGGCAACCGCGCTCATGGACGCCGGGCTCACCTCCGTCTGCCTGTCTGTGGACAGCGCCGACCCCGGCGAGTACCGCCGACTGCGTCCCGGCGGTGAAACATCCCTGCTGGAACGCGCCTTCGCCTCCCTGAAGACCGCCCGCAAGCGGACCGACGCGCAGTTCGCCATCGGCGTGGAGACCGTGCTGTTGCGCGATACGCTGGAAGGGCTGCCCACGGTGCTGCGCTGGGTTGCGGAGCACGGGGCCGACTACGCCATCGTCTCCCACATGCTGCCGTACCACCCGGCCATGGAGCCGCAGGCCGCCTGGGACTGGCACACGGCCGAGGCCGTGGCGCTGTATCGAGAGTATGAGGACATTGCCCACCGCGAGGGATTGTCCCTGGCGGACCACGGCCGCATCGCCTTCAAGTACGCCAAAAGCGAGAAGGAAAAGCGGCTGTGCGCGCTGGTGGCCGCCATGCAGCGGGAGGCCGACTCCCGCGGGCTGACCATCAACCCGGAACGGCTCATGGCCGGCGGCAACGCTCTGGAGGAGACAGCGCGGCGCATCGAAGAGGTCATGGACAAGGCGCGCGAGATCGCCGCCGAGTACTCCATGGAGCTGCGCCTGCCACAGGTGCAGCCACGGCAGGAGCGACGCTGCGAGTTCGCCGAGGCGGGCACGCTGTTCGTGGCCATGGAGGGCACGGTCCACCCCTGCCATTTCCTGTGGCATCGCGCGGCCATACACCGCCACGGCGCATGGCGCACCCTGCCGGCGCGCAGCTTCGGCTCGCTGTTGGAGTCCGAGCTCCGCGACATCTGGACCAGCCCGGAGTACGCGCGCTTCCGCGAGGCAACCCTGCGCTACGACTACCCCTTCTGCGGCAGCTGCCGGCTGGGGCCGTGCAACCTGGTGGAGGATGCGGCGTTCGAGGCGGACTGCTTCGGCGTGGAGGTGCCGTGCGGGGAATGCCCGTGGGCGCTGGGCCTGCTGCAGTGCCTGAGCTGA
- the sucD gene encoding succinate--CoA ligase subunit alpha translates to MLCNEHISKKLFHEAGIAVPTGKLLFPEDASSYKPIGVGPWYVKAQVLTGGRGKTGGVVRVEDPDKLTTVCEKLFAMEINGEAVPLVRVEPAMRFDRELYLSFMVSRDRERIAFTVARGGGMDVEKQAAAGAGPLVQYLAPSPSGGRLSEHQVRAAFFHLFPSGPEHPENTPEKLKGLWPGFKALVRKCFDAVKSYGLLLLEINPLVHSDSGEWTALDGKVEIDDAVADIDTTLERFYEPAHVTPEENAARAAGLAYLRLDGWVGLMANGAGLAMATMDLLNYAGLRAGNFMDLGGAADQKRMAKAFDMLFSDERVEMVFLNLFGGIVSCETVARAVAEALAGAAPPKPLVARLAGHGAEEGRKILTGLGYDSIHLASEVSEAVAILKTLSKNRTLQPFPKDESTSVPRAEAAAKPALQPECPAGPATLTELGLSGSTRLLVQGITGRAAMQHVRLMQEYGTTVAAGVTPYKGGQQVHGVPVFNSVAEAVRKAGPFDASIVFVPAAFAADAVLEAVDNAIPNIVCITEGIPQAQMLYVRRAVHEAGLRLFGPNTPGLIVPGQTKIGIMPGHVFSPGSIALLSRSGTLTYEAAARLSAAGLGQSVCIGVGGDPFVGCTFAECFELIRNNTETSAVMVIGEIGGRAEEEFAEVVAASGYDKPLIAFVSGRTAPPGKRLGHAGAILDESSGGIAGKLHALHAAGFVISPDLESLSMLARKVLG, encoded by the coding sequence ATGCTGTGTAACGAGCACATTTCCAAGAAGCTGTTCCACGAGGCTGGCATCGCCGTTCCCACCGGCAAGCTGCTCTTCCCGGAAGACGCATCGAGCTACAAACCCATCGGCGTTGGGCCGTGGTACGTCAAGGCGCAGGTCCTTACCGGCGGCCGGGGCAAGACCGGCGGCGTCGTGCGCGTCGAGGACCCGGACAAGCTCACCACCGTGTGCGAGAAGCTCTTCGCCATGGAGATCAACGGCGAGGCCGTGCCACTGGTCCGGGTGGAGCCGGCCATGCGGTTCGACCGCGAGCTGTACCTTTCTTTCATGGTCTCGCGCGACAGGGAGCGCATCGCCTTCACCGTGGCGCGCGGCGGCGGCATGGATGTGGAAAAGCAGGCCGCGGCCGGTGCCGGGCCGCTGGTGCAGTACCTTGCCCCGTCGCCCTCCGGCGGCCGGCTCTCGGAGCACCAGGTCCGCGCCGCCTTTTTCCACCTCTTTCCCTCCGGGCCGGAGCATCCCGAAAACACGCCGGAAAAGCTCAAGGGGCTGTGGCCGGGCTTCAAGGCCCTGGTGCGCAAGTGCTTCGACGCTGTGAAGTCTTACGGCCTGTTATTGTTGGAGATCAATCCGCTGGTGCACTCGGACAGTGGAGAGTGGACCGCTCTGGACGGCAAGGTGGAGATCGACGACGCAGTGGCCGACATCGACACCACGCTGGAGCGGTTCTACGAGCCCGCGCATGTGACGCCGGAGGAGAACGCGGCCCGCGCCGCCGGGCTGGCCTATCTGCGGCTGGACGGCTGGGTCGGGCTCATGGCCAACGGCGCCGGACTGGCCATGGCCACCATGGACCTGCTCAACTACGCCGGCCTGCGCGCCGGCAACTTCATGGACCTGGGCGGGGCTGCGGACCAGAAGCGCATGGCCAAGGCTTTTGACATGCTCTTTTCCGATGAGCGCGTGGAGATGGTTTTCCTCAATCTTTTCGGCGGCATCGTCTCTTGCGAGACCGTGGCGCGCGCCGTGGCCGAAGCTCTGGCCGGGGCTGCGCCGCCCAAGCCGCTGGTGGCGCGGCTGGCCGGGCACGGGGCCGAGGAGGGCCGAAAAATTCTCACCGGGCTCGGCTACGACTCCATTCACCTGGCCTCCGAGGTCAGCGAGGCCGTGGCCATCCTGAAGACCCTGTCCAAAAACCGGACGCTGCAGCCGTTCCCCAAGGACGAGTCCACCAGTGTGCCGCGGGCGGAGGCGGCCGCGAAACCGGCGCTTCAACCGGAATGCCCCGCCGGCCCCGCCACCCTGACCGAGCTCGGGCTTAGCGGTTCGACGCGGCTTCTCGTGCAGGGCATTACCGGCCGCGCCGCCATGCAGCACGTCAGGCTGATGCAGGAGTACGGCACCACCGTTGCCGCCGGCGTCACGCCGTACAAGGGCGGGCAGCAGGTGCACGGTGTGCCGGTGTTCAACAGCGTGGCCGAGGCCGTGCGCAAGGCCGGGCCCTTCGACGCTTCCATTGTGTTCGTGCCGGCCGCCTTTGCCGCCGACGCCGTGCTGGAAGCCGTGGATAACGCCATCCCCAACATCGTCTGCATTACCGAGGGCATTCCCCAGGCCCAGATGCTCTACGTGCGCCGCGCCGTGCACGAGGCCGGTCTGCGGCTCTTCGGGCCCAACACCCCGGGGCTCATCGTGCCCGGCCAGACCAAGATCGGCATCATGCCCGGCCACGTGTTCTCTCCCGGCTCCATCGCGCTGCTCTCGCGCTCCGGCACCCTGACCTACGAGGCCGCCGCCCGGCTCAGCGCCGCTGGCCTGGGCCAGTCCGTGTGCATCGGCGTGGGTGGCGATCCCTTTGTCGGCTGCACCTTTGCCGAGTGCTTCGAGCTCATCCGCAACAACACCGAGACCAGCGCCGTCATGGTTATTGGAGAGATCGGCGGCCGGGCCGAAGAGGAGTTCGCCGAGGTCGTTGCCGCCTCGGGCTACGACAAACCGCTCATCGCCTTTGTCTCCGGACGTACCGCGCCTCCCGGCAAACGTCTGGGCCACGCCGGCGCCATCCTCGACGAGTCCAGCGGCGGCATCGCCGGCAAGCTCCATGCCCTGCACGCCGCCGGCTTCGTCATCTCGCCCGATTTGGAAAGCCTGTCGATGCTGGCCAGGAAGGTTTTGGGGTAG
- a CDS encoding SulP family inorganic anion transporter: MNLLPSRKDDRPFLPASITTIATHGYGVGPFTRDLMAGLTVGVVALPLAMAFAIASGASPERGLFTSIVAGFILSALGGSRFQIGGPTGAFVVIIYSIIFKHGYDGLVLTTLMAGVLLLIFGFFRFGALIKYIPYPVTTGFTAGIAVLIFSSQMKDFFGLTMADVPPQFADKWTAYFQHANTINMQTLLVAGLGLGAILAIRKYKPRIPGPVVGVVLASLVAYIFGLNVETIGSRFGGIPSTMPDIVLPEVTFARLQTLLPEALTIALLAGIESLLSCVVADGMTGEKHNSNVELSAQGAANICSVLCGGIPATGAIARTVTNIRAGAFSPIAGIIHAAVLLAFVLLLANLASYIPLASLAAVLVVVAWDMSEARKFLRLMRAPKSNVAVMCLTFGITVFMDLTVAVGVGVVMASLLFMRRMSEVTSIDAEEEDTETWSNEVPLPDGVQVYTIDGPFFFGVADRFQSILAAMQKPSKVFIVRFHQVPFLDSTAINALESVHHRCQINGSTLLLADVGPSARGMMERLGVDLRVGTDHIFTSLDDALKAAHCLVGPDPTNCLPQQPIAARPALCEE, translated from the coding sequence ATGAATCTTCTGCCTTCCCGCAAGGACGACCGTCCCTTTCTACCCGCCTCCATAACTACCATAGCCACCCACGGCTATGGCGTCGGACCCTTCACCCGCGACCTCATGGCCGGCCTCACCGTGGGCGTGGTCGCACTGCCCCTGGCCATGGCCTTTGCCATCGCCTCCGGCGCGTCGCCGGAACGCGGCCTGTTCACATCCATCGTCGCCGGTTTCATCCTCTCCGCCCTGGGCGGCAGCCGCTTCCAGATCGGCGGGCCCACCGGCGCTTTCGTTGTCATCATCTACTCCATCATCTTCAAGCACGGTTACGACGGCCTCGTGCTCACCACGCTCATGGCCGGCGTGCTCCTGCTCATCTTCGGCTTTTTCCGATTCGGCGCGCTCATCAAGTACATACCTTACCCGGTCACCACAGGTTTTACGGCCGGCATCGCCGTGCTCATCTTCTCCTCGCAGATGAAGGACTTCTTCGGCCTGACCATGGCCGACGTGCCGCCGCAGTTCGCGGACAAATGGACCGCGTACTTCCAGCACGCGAACACCATTAACATGCAGACCTTGCTCGTGGCCGGCCTCGGCCTTGGCGCCATCCTGGCCATCCGCAAGTACAAGCCGCGCATCCCGGGTCCGGTGGTGGGCGTGGTTCTCGCCTCCCTGGTGGCCTACATCTTCGGCCTCAACGTGGAGACCATCGGCAGCCGGTTCGGCGGCATTCCCAGCACCATGCCGGACATCGTGCTGCCCGAAGTGACCTTTGCCAGGCTACAGACGCTGTTGCCCGAGGCCCTGACCATCGCCCTGCTCGCCGGCATCGAGTCCCTGCTCTCCTGCGTGGTGGCAGACGGCATGACCGGCGAGAAGCACAACTCCAACGTGGAGCTCTCAGCCCAGGGCGCGGCCAACATCTGCTCCGTGCTCTGCGGCGGCATCCCGGCCACGGGAGCCATCGCCCGCACCGTAACCAACATCCGCGCCGGCGCCTTCTCCCCCATCGCGGGCATCATCCACGCCGCCGTACTGCTGGCCTTTGTCCTGCTGCTGGCCAACCTCGCCTCCTACATCCCCCTGGCCAGCCTCGCCGCCGTGCTCGTGGTGGTGGCCTGGGACATGAGCGAGGCGCGCAAGTTCCTGCGCCTCATGCGCGCGCCCAAATCCAACGTGGCCGTCATGTGCCTCACCTTCGGCATTACCGTGTTCATGGACCTCACCGTGGCCGTGGGCGTGGGCGTCGTGATGGCCTCCCTGCTGTTCATGCGCCGCATGAGCGAGGTCACGAGCATCGATGCCGAGGAAGAGGACACCGAGACCTGGAGCAACGAGGTGCCGCTGCCGGACGGGGTGCAGGTCTACACCATCGACGGCCCCTTCTTCTTCGGCGTGGCCGACCGCTTCCAGTCCATCCTCGCCGCTATGCAGAAGCCGTCCAAGGTCTTCATCGTCCGCTTCCACCAGGTGCCCTTTCTGGACTCCACGGCCATCAACGCCCTGGAGTCCGTGCACCACCGCTGCCAGATCAACGGCAGCACCCTGCTGCTCGCCGATGTCGGCCCCTCGGCCCGGGGCATGATGGAACGCCTCGGTGTGGACCTCCGCGTGGGCACGGACCACATCTTCACCAGCCTGGACGACGCCCTCAAGGCCGCGCACTGCCTGGTGGGCCCCGATCCCACCAACTGCCTGCCGCAGCAGCCCATCGCAGCCAGACCGGCTTTGTGTGAAGAGTAA
- a CDS encoding 2-oxoacid:acceptor oxidoreductase family protein, producing the protein MSTADNHTELNRFELRLSGLGGQGIITLGKLLGYGLAIHHDYYVTQTQSYGPEARGGSSRADLVISSHPISYPKTENVDLLVALSQEACNEYYGVLKPNGVLVVDTLMVTQTPTNRFLGMEFTTLAKDKIGNTLTLNTLTLGAITHLLPFAQPRLMRKALEENMPAKIVELNKKAFNLGLREAKKHFGEAPAIWEQAAELAEEENIEALE; encoded by the coding sequence ATGAGCACCGCCGACAACCACACCGAGCTCAACCGATTCGAGCTGCGCCTCTCCGGCCTGGGCGGCCAGGGCATCATCACCCTGGGCAAGCTCCTGGGCTACGGCCTGGCCATCCACCACGACTACTACGTCACGCAGACCCAGAGCTACGGCCCCGAGGCCCGCGGCGGCTCCTCCCGCGCCGACCTTGTCATCAGCTCGCACCCCATCAGCTACCCAAAGACCGAGAACGTGGACCTGCTCGTGGCCCTCTCCCAGGAAGCCTGCAACGAGTACTACGGCGTGCTCAAGCCCAACGGCGTCCTGGTGGTGGATACGCTGATGGTCACCCAGACGCCCACCAACCGCTTCCTGGGCATGGAGTTCACCACCCTGGCCAAGGACAAGATCGGCAACACGCTGACCTTGAACACCCTGACCCTCGGCGCCATCACCCACCTTTTGCCGTTCGCCCAGCCGCGGCTCATGCGCAAGGCGCTGGAGGAGAACATGCCGGCCAAGATCGTGGAGCTGAACAAGAAGGCCTTCAACCTGGGCCTGCGCGAGGCCAAGAAGCACTTTGGCGAGGCACCCGCCATCTGGGAGCAGGCTGCGGAGCTCGCCGAGGAGGAAAACATCGAAGCGCTGGAGTAG
- a CDS encoding 2-oxoacid:ferredoxin oxidoreductase subunit beta — protein MSQVTQLIHQYLRHNKRFPHVFCPGCGHGIVLGSLVRSVHNADLSKDEVCLVAGIGCSGRMAVYVDFNTVHTTHGRALTFATGIKMANPELTVICVMGDGDALSIGGNHLIHAARRNVGITALILNNNIYGMTGGQCSSTTPMGARSMTTPHGQLENTFDIAELAKVAGANYVARSTAFHAKMMDAQITAALTRPGFSLVEAFSPCHTQYGRKNKFRTVVDMYQDLKTRSMPMDKWNETDPAKRGDKFPVGVFVERDEPGLEERYAAMSAGLRAKEASA, from the coding sequence ATGTCTCAAGTCACCCAGCTTATCCATCAATACCTTCGGCACAACAAGCGCTTCCCGCACGTGTTCTGCCCCGGCTGCGGCCACGGCATCGTGCTCGGCTCGCTGGTGCGCTCCGTGCACAACGCCGACCTGTCCAAGGACGAGGTCTGCCTGGTGGCCGGCATCGGCTGCTCCGGCCGCATGGCCGTGTACGTGGACTTCAACACGGTCCACACCACCCATGGCCGCGCCCTCACCTTTGCCACGGGCATCAAGATGGCCAACCCGGAGCTCACCGTCATCTGCGTCATGGGCGACGGCGACGCCCTCTCCATCGGCGGCAACCACCTCATCCACGCCGCCCGGCGCAACGTCGGCATCACGGCGCTCATCCTCAACAACAACATCTATGGCATGACCGGCGGGCAGTGCTCCTCCACCACGCCCATGGGCGCGCGCTCCATGACTACTCCCCACGGCCAGCTGGAGAACACCTTCGACATCGCGGAGTTGGCCAAGGTGGCCGGCGCAAACTACGTTGCGCGCTCCACGGCCTTCCACGCCAAGATGATGGACGCCCAGATCACAGCGGCGCTCACCCGGCCCGGCTTCTCCCTGGTGGAGGCCTTCTCGCCCTGCCACACCCAATACGGCCGCAAGAACAAGTTCCGCACCGTGGTGGACATGTATCAGGACCTCAAGACCCGCTCCATGCCCATGGACAAATGGAACGAGACCGACCCGGCCAAACGCGGCGACAAGTTCCCGGTGGGCGTATTCGTTGAACGCGACGAGCCCGGCCTGGAGGAGCGTTACGCCGCCATGTCCGCCGGCCTGCGCGCAAAGGAGGCAAGCGCATGA
- a CDS encoding 2-oxoacid:acceptor oxidoreductase subunit alpha, with protein MAQKARRKNKELFALGNEAVVEGALLAGCTFFAGYPITPSSEIMEGMAQRLPCSEDGVFIQMEDEIASLGAVIGASLAGRKAMTATSGPGFSLMQEHVGYACMAEAPCVIVNVMRGGPSTGLPTSPAQGDVQMARWGTHGDHPIIVLSASTVQECLEMTIVAFNFSEKYRVPVILLIDEVTAHTREKITIPSEREYEIFSRVLPSMPPEWFKPFEETTRGVPPMAPIGSGYRIHVTGLTHDPMGYPTQRPDEVEEFTHRLFRKIDQHFPDIVITEEHNTKDAEVAVVAYGSVARSARLAVDQAREQGIKAGLLHLKTLFPFPRAAVEKLTRRGAAILVPEMNMGQMSREVKRVNSGRVRVRTINRVDGLIITPSQILKNIAQM; from the coding sequence ATGGCACAGAAGGCCCGTCGCAAGAACAAGGAACTCTTCGCATTGGGCAACGAAGCCGTCGTTGAAGGAGCACTTCTGGCCGGCTGTACATTCTTCGCCGGCTATCCCATCACACCCTCAAGCGAAATCATGGAAGGCATGGCGCAGAGGCTGCCATGCAGCGAGGACGGCGTCTTCATCCAGATGGAGGACGAGATCGCCAGCCTCGGCGCGGTCATCGGCGCTTCCCTGGCTGGCCGCAAGGCCATGACCGCCACCTCCGGCCCCGGGTTCTCACTCATGCAGGAGCACGTGGGCTACGCCTGCATGGCCGAAGCGCCGTGCGTCATCGTCAACGTCATGCGCGGCGGCCCCTCCACCGGCCTGCCCACCTCCCCGGCCCAGGGCGACGTGCAGATGGCCCGCTGGGGCACCCACGGCGACCACCCCATCATCGTCCTCTCCGCATCCACCGTGCAGGAATGCCTGGAGATGACCATCGTGGCCTTCAACTTCTCCGAAAAGTACCGCGTGCCCGTCATCCTGCTCATCGACGAGGTCACTGCCCACACCCGCGAGAAGATCACCATCCCTTCGGAGCGCGAGTACGAGATATTCTCCCGCGTGCTGCCCTCCATGCCGCCGGAGTGGTTCAAGCCCTTCGAGGAGACCACCCGCGGCGTGCCGCCCATGGCGCCCATCGGCTCCGGCTACCGCATCCATGTGACCGGCCTGACCCACGACCCCATGGGCTACCCCACGCAGCGGCCCGACGAGGTGGAGGAGTTCACCCACCGGCTGTTCCGCAAGATCGACCAGCACTTCCCGGACATCGTCATCACCGAAGAGCACAACACCAAGGACGCCGAGGTGGCCGTAGTGGCCTACGGCTCGGTGGCGCGTTCGGCGCGCCTGGCCGTGGACCAGGCCCGCGAGCAGGGCATCAAGGCCGGCCTGCTGCACCTTAAAACGCTCTTCCCCTTCCCCCGCGCCGCCGTGGAAAAGCTCACCCGCCGCGGGGCCGCCATCCTGGTGCCCGAGATGAACATGGGCCAGATGTCGCGAGAGGTGAAACGCGTCAACTCGGGACGGGTGCGCGTGCGCACCATCAACCGCGTGGACGGCCTGATCATCACTCCATCGCAAATCCTCAAGAACATCGCCCAGATGTAG
- a CDS encoding 4Fe-4S binding protein: protein MPPKKGQTCVYAYPDWCKGCGLCVAFCPTKVFELGPTGKVQVVHEEECINCGFCELHCPDFAIAVLPREEGCAADLHVAQEIRQKMKGYQKG, encoded by the coding sequence ATGCCCCCAAAGAAAGGTCAGACATGTGTGTATGCCTACCCTGACTGGTGCAAGGGGTGCGGCCTGTGCGTAGCGTTCTGCCCCACCAAGGTCTTTGAGCTCGGACCAACCGGCAAGGTCCAGGTGGTGCACGAGGAGGAGTGCATCAACTGCGGCTTCTGCGAACTCCACTGTCCCGACTTCGCCATCGCCGTCCTCCCCCGCGAAGAGGGATGCGCCGCCGATCTCCATGTGGCTCAGGAAATCCGCCAAAAAATGAAAGGATACCAGAAAGGATAG
- a CDS encoding RodZ domain-containing protein, whose translation MRTTLFLLLTSLLIVASGCSVAGNSEAVVLDTIEPGVQKVTPLVDRNTFMPGDNSTAPWYRVYDDQTKQWYPAEKDSSGAWVPTKEGKQMRADDLKALSTPDEDKVTDWRNDTTGFIYNPSLRSTNATGSGVKVHPTPQLDLERQNATNTTEADDTKDMAVAEDITAGEDTAVAEDMTAGAENEQVLWDDSGAEDSALADNGGVEDPAPAADTAAEASPQPTEREMPFAETSAADTAPATSSPATVEVPSADAPATDMAAETSTPATVREVSFANASTMTLEGYGPTWVTALIDGSEKQDYYIRDGETININFGSSLKLEVGNAHSVRFTLDGDPYPVSSSGKATISIP comes from the coding sequence ATGCGAACGACACTATTTCTCCTCCTCACCTCCCTGCTCATTGTCGCCTCCGGCTGCTCTGTCGCCGGCAACAGCGAGGCCGTGGTCCTCGACACCATCGAACCCGGTGTTCAGAAGGTCACGCCCCTCGTTGACCGCAACACTTTCATGCCGGGCGACAACTCCACTGCGCCCTGGTACCGCGTGTACGACGACCAGACCAAGCAGTGGTACCCAGCCGAGAAAGACTCGTCCGGAGCCTGGGTGCCCACCAAAGAAGGCAAGCAGATGCGCGCCGACGACCTGAAGGCGCTGAGCACGCCGGACGAGGACAAGGTGACGGATTGGCGCAACGACACCACGGGCTTCATCTACAACCCGTCCCTCAGATCCACCAACGCCACCGGCAGCGGCGTGAAGGTTCATCCCACGCCCCAGCTGGACCTTGAACGGCAGAATGCGACCAATACGACCGAAGCGGATGACACCAAGGACATGGCCGTTGCCGAGGACATAACCGCTGGCGAGGATACGGCCGTCGCCGAGGACATGACCGCTGGTGCGGAGAACGAGCAAGTGCTGTGGGATGATAGCGGCGCCGAAGATTCTGCCCTCGCGGATAATGGCGGCGTCGAAGATCCTGCGCCCGCGGCGGACACGGCTGCCGAGGCATCCCCTCAGCCCACCGAGCGCGAAATGCCCTTTGCCGAAACCTCCGCGGCAGACACGGCCCCGGCGACCTCCTCTCCGGCTACCGTGGAAGTGCCCTCTGCCGACGCCCCCGCTACGGACATGGCCGCCGAGACCTCCACTCCGGCCACTGTGCGCGAGGTGTCCTTTGCCAACGCCTCCACCATGACCCTCGAAGGCTACGGCCCAACCTGGGTCACGGCGCTTATCGACGGCAGCGAGAAGCAGGACTACTACATCCGCGACGGCGAAACCATCAACATCAACTTTGGATCGTCCCTCAAGTTGGAAGTGGGGAACGCCCACTCCGTGCGGTTCACCCTGGACGGTGATCCCTACCCCGTCTCTTCCAGCGGCAAGGCGACAATCAGCATACCCTGA
- a CDS encoding rhomboid family intramembrane serine protease, with translation MFPIRDSIPRIHTPWGVYIIIGLNLLVFLLELTLPHDALVGFIHLYGVVPARYFHAQGTIWEQYPGGILSLFSYMFLHGGWMHFIVNMWTLWIFADNIEDVMGTVRFLLFYVLCGLCALGLHMAFNQHSMMPVLGASGAIAGVMGAYFMLYPHAKVLTLIPIIIIPLFLDLPAVLFLGLWFIIQLFSGISSVGAAETGGIAWWAHAGGFIAGILLLPLFRQSKRCYFCYNSRGKRIGVARWSDH, from the coding sequence ATGTTTCCGATCCGCGACTCCATCCCCAGAATTCATACTCCCTGGGGCGTGTACATCATCATCGGCCTCAACCTCCTCGTCTTCCTTCTGGAGCTCACCCTGCCGCACGACGCGCTGGTAGGCTTCATCCATCTCTACGGCGTGGTGCCGGCGCGCTACTTCCACGCCCAGGGCACCATCTGGGAGCAATATCCCGGCGGCATTCTCAGCCTGTTCAGCTACATGTTCCTGCACGGCGGCTGGATGCACTTCATCGTGAACATGTGGACGCTGTGGATTTTCGCGGACAACATCGAAGACGTCATGGGCACGGTGCGCTTCCTTCTCTTCTACGTGCTCTGCGGGCTCTGCGCGCTGGGGCTGCACATGGCCTTCAACCAGCACTCCATGATGCCTGTGCTGGGGGCCTCCGGAGCCATTGCCGGCGTGATGGGCGCGTACTTCATGCTCTATCCCCACGCCAAGGTGCTCACCCTGATCCCGATCATAATTATTCCTTTATTTCTTGATCTCCCGGCCGTGCTCTTCCTGGGTCTGTGGTTTATCATCCAACTTTTCTCCGGCATCTCATCCGTGGGAGCCGCTGAAACGGGCGGCATAGCCTGGTGGGCTCATGCCGGAGGATTTATTGCGGGAATTTTGCTATTACCGTTATTCAGACAATCAAAGCGCTGTTACTTCTGTTACAACAGCCGCGGAAAGCGTATCGGGGTGGCCCGCTGGAGCGATCACTGA